Proteins encoded together in one Coffea arabica cultivar ET-39 chromosome 2c, Coffea Arabica ET-39 HiFi, whole genome shotgun sequence window:
- the LOC140035065 gene encoding translocon-associated protein subunit alpha-like, which produces MSIRVFFVLALLVFSSSFLQVVRGEPDADAEIVEGSEEVSDLGIVGDDVQDIGGGSFGPAPGVETICVFPKNPSKLVTAGEEGELLVGVKNDGESSLNIIAIHASVHLPYDHKYLIQNISSQAFTNASVPPAAQATFPYIFAVSKFLQAGAFDLVGTIVYEIDQHPYQSTFYNGTIEVTEAGGPLSVESVFLVSLAIAFVGFAVFWIRNQIQHWSKKSKRAPKVEVGTGTTDASMDEWLEGTAYSQSQSSKLKKKK; this is translated from the exons ATGTCGATTAGGGTTTTCTTCGTCCTCGCGCTGCTCGTATTTTCCTCCTCTTTCCTCCAAG TTGTTAGGGGTGAACCGGATGCAGATGCTGAAATAGTTGAAGGTTCTGAGGAAGTGAGTGATCTTGGTATCGTCGGTGATGATGTCCAAGATATTGGTGGTGGGAGTTTTGGTCCAGCTCCTGGGGTGGAGACTATCTGTGTTTTCCCGAAAAATCCTTCTAAAT TGGTTACTGCTGGTGAAGAAGGTGAACTTTTAGTTGGTGTTAAGAATGATG GAGAATCAAGTCTGAATATCATTGCAATCCATGCTAGTGTTCATCTTCCATATGATCATAAGTATCTGATTCAGAATATCTCTAGTCAG GCTTTTACCAATGCCTCTGTCCCTCCTGCTGCTCAAGCCACATTCCCATACATATTCGCTGTCAGCAAATTTTTGCAG GCTGGAGCATTTGATCTTGTGGGCACAATTGTCTATGAAATAGATCAACATCCCTATCAAAGTACCTTCTACAATGGTACTATTGAAGTAACTGAGGCTGGTGGTCCTCTGAGCGTGGAATCTGTTTTCTTAGTTTCTCTTGCAATTGCTTTTGTTGGCTTTGCAGTATTTTGGATACGGAATCAGATACAACATTGGTCAAAG AAAAGCAAGAGGGCGCCAAAGGTGGAGGTTGGAACTGGTACAACTGATGCCTCTATGGATGAGTGGCTGGAG GGAACTGCTTATAGTCAGTCTCAATCCAGCAaattaaagaagaagaagtag